CCCGTCGGCGCTGCAGGCGCTCCCCGCGTCGGTGCGCACCGGCTACCTCGACGCCTTCGCCGGCGCCGTCGCCACCGTGTTCGAGGTCGGGCTGCCCATCGCCCTGCTCGCCTTCCTGCTCACCCTGCTGCTCCCCGAGGTGCAGCTCCGCGGCCGCGAGGACCCGGCGATGGCCGCGCGCCACGTCGGCGTCGGCCTGGGCATGCCCTCGCCACAGGCCTCGCTGGTGGAGCGCTTCCTGGCGCTGCAGCCGGTGATGCAGGGGCAGGTCCGCACCCTCATCCCCGCCGACCTGCGCCGCGAGCTCGCCGACGCCGTCACCGGGCTGAGCTACGTTGAGGTCGAGGCGCTGCGCACCCTCGGGCTGACCGGCCGGATCGGCGCCACCCTGTCGATGGAGGAGCTGGCGGCGGTCCCGGGGATGGGCCCGGAGGCCGCCGAGCGGCTCGCCTCCACCCTCCACCAGCGCGGCCTGGTGCAGCGGAAGCATCCCGGCGACGGCCCCGACGCCGAGCTGGTGATGAGCGAGCGGGCGGTGGACCTGGTCGGCCGCTACCGCGCCGCGGCCCACAGCGCCCGGGGCCAGATGATCGCCGCGCTCGACGAGCACGAGCTGGAGACCATGCTGGGACTGATGGAGAAGGTCGCCTCCGGGGTGATCGGCACCGCGGCGGGGCCACCGGCGGAGGTGGCGGCGCGATGACCGAGGAGGCGATGACCGCGCTCGAGCGGGAGCTGACCCTGCTGGTCCGCCGGGTGCTGCGCGGGCTCTGGACCGCCGACCACGGCCCCGACATCGACCACACCGTGTTCCCGCTGCTGGTGGCACTCCGCGACGAGGGCCCGATGCGCACCGGCGAGCTGGCCCGCCACTTCCACCTCGACAAGTCCACGGTGAGCCGCCACATCGCCCGCCTCGAGGCGGCCGGGCTGGTCGAGACCCGTCCCGACCTCAACGACCGCCGCTGCGCCCAGCTGCACACCACCCCGCGGGGCAGCGAGCGCGTCGACGAGATCCGCGCCGCCCGCCGGGCCCCGCTGCGGCAGGTGCTCGACGGCTGGAGCGACGCCGACCGCGACCGGCTCACCCTGCTCCTCCGCCGGCTCAACGTCGCCATGAACGAGCGCGAGCCCGCCCGTCCCGCCACCTGAGCACGGCGATCGCCACCCCCGAAGGGGGGATGACCTCTGGGTCAATCGGCGATACACTCGGCCATGGAAGGAAGCCGTGCCCTGGCGAGGCCGGCCATGAGTGGACCGTGGTTCACGGTCGGGGCCGTCGTTCGACGCCGGCCCGTGGGAGACGCGCATGCGGATCCGCCAAGGCCTGTTCGCGCCCGAGCCCGACGCCCCCGCCT
This genomic stretch from Candidatus Dormiibacterota bacterium harbors:
- a CDS encoding MarR family transcriptional regulator; protein product: MTEEAMTALERELTLLVRRVLRGLWTADHGPDIDHTVFPLLVALRDEGPMRTGELARHFHLDKSTVSRHIARLEAAGLVETRPDLNDRRCAQLHTTPRGSERVDEIRAARRAPLRQVLDGWSDADRDRLTLLLRRLNVAMNEREPARPAT